Proteins co-encoded in one Arachis stenosperma cultivar V10309 chromosome 7, arast.V10309.gnm1.PFL2, whole genome shotgun sequence genomic window:
- the LOC130941548 gene encoding trans-resveratrol di-O-methyltransferase-like produces the protein MEFQSREQGDNGKLLKAQSHIWNHTLNFINSMSLKCVVELGIPDAIHKYGKPMPLAQLICSLQIHPSKTSFVHRLMRILVHSNFFTTKNVTNNDLEVEVGYVLTDSSMLLLKDSPLSLIPHLFMILDPNFIKPWHQMSTWFKNDDPTSFETEYGITFWDYARQAPKFNELFNDAMASDARLVSKFLLDDKCKGVFEGLESLVDVGGGTGTVAKAIAKAFPRLECIVLDLPHVVADLEGSENLKYVGGNMFEAIPPSNAILLKWILHNWNDEECSKILRNCKEALHMSNGEGRKIIVIDIVMGDEKSDHESIETQLFFDMMMMVFLTGKQRNREEWANLIFSAGFSDYKIIPILGIRSLIEIYP, from the exons ATGGAATTCCAAAGTAGAGAGCAGGGGGATAATGGTAAACTTCTTAAAGCCCAAAGTCACATATGGAATCATACTCTTAATTTTATAAACTCTATGTCTCTTAAATGTGTTGTTGAGTTAGGCATACCTGATGCTATTCACAAATATGGCAAACCTATGCCACTTGCACAACTCATTTGTTCATTGCAAATTCATCCATCAAAAACCTCCTTTGTCCATCGATTGATGAGAATCTTGGTCCATTCCAACTTCTTCACTACCAAGAATGTCACCAACAATGACCTCGAAGTTGAAGTTGGGTATGTTCTAACCGATTCATCTATGCTATTGCTTAAGGACAGCCCCTTAAGTTTGATACCTCACTTGTTTATGATCCTTGATCCCAATTTTATAAAACCATGGCATCAGATGTCCACATGGTTTAAAAATGATGATCCTACATCATTTGAAACGGAATATGGGATAACGTTTTGGGATTATGCTAGGCAAGCTCCTAAATTTAATGAACTTTTCAACGATGCCATGGCAAGTGATGCACGATTGGTTAGCAAGTTTTTACTTGATGACAAGTGCAAGGGagtgtttgaaggtttggaatCATTGGTTGATGTTGGTGGAGGCACCGGAACTGTTGCAAAGGCCATTGCCAAAGCATTCCCACGGTTAGAGTGCATTGTTTTGGATCTTCCACATGTTGTTGCTGATTTGGAAGGAAGTGAGAACCTTAAATATGTTGGAGGAAACATGTTTGAGGCCATTCCTCCTTCTAATGCCATTTTGTTGAAG TGGATTTTGCATAACTGGAATGATGAGGAATGTTCGAAAATACTGAGGAACTGCAAAGAGGCACTACACATGAGCAACGGCGAAGGAAGGAAGATTATTGTTATAGACATTGTGATGGGGGATGAGAAGAGTGATCATGAGTCAATTGAAACACAACTCTTTTTTgacatgatgatgatggtgttCCTCACAGGAAAGCAGAGAAATAGAGAAGAATGGGCCAACTTAATATTCTCAGCTGGTTTTAGCGACTACAAAATAATTCCAATTTTAGGAATAAGGTCTCTCATTGAGATATATCCATAG